The DNA region taagtacccaggtgagtgtgtgtgtatccaggtgagtgtgtgtatgtatccaggtgagtgtgtgtatgtatccaggtgagtgtgtgtatgtatccaggtgagtgtgtgtatgtatccaggtgagtgtgtgtatgtatccaggtgagtgtgtatgtatccaggtgagtgtgtgtgtgtgtatccaggtgagtgtatgtatccaggtgagtgtatgtatccaggtgagtgtatGTACCCAGGTGAGGATGGAGAAGAACGAGAAGGCGATAGAGGCCCTGGCTGCGTCGGCCCCCTGGTTGAGTGGCAGGTCCTCGGGGGCGGTCCtagaccactgattggccagGAAACAGAAACTCACAAACCACAGGAACGTCCAGAAACCTGAAAACCACCAATCACAACACACAGTCAGAGGACAGCcaaccaatcacaacacacaGTCAGAGGACAGCCAACCAATCACAGCACACAGTCAGAGGACAGCCAACCAATCACAGCACACAGTCAGAGGACAGCcaaccaatcacaacacacaGTCAAGAGGACAGCCAACCAATCACAGCACACAGTCAGAGGACAGCCAACCAATCACAGCACACAGTCAGAGGACAGCCAACCAATCACAGCACACAGTCAGAGGACAGCcaaccaatcacaacacacaGTCAGAGGACAGCcaaccaatcacaacacacaGTCAGAGGACAGCcaaccaatcacaacacacaGAGGACAGCCAACCAATCATAGCATACACAttgaaatagtgtgtgtgtgtgtgtgtgtttactacctggtctctctccttctccagctgtgtgtgtatgtgtgtgtgtgtgtgtgtgtgtgtgtgtgtgtgtgtgtgtgtgtgtgtgtgtgtgtgtgtgtgtgtgtgtgtgttcagcctaCCTGAAGCCCCAACCTCCAGCATCACAGCCTTCTTCCTGTCCTTTATAGAGCTGATCTGTTGGAACTTGACGTCCAGCAGGAAGAAGAAAGAGCAGAGCAACAAGCCGACCAGACCGCAGAACACTCCATAGTTACACGCATCAGCGTTCTTATTGAACACGCAGTGAAGACGCTCACTGCCCAGGTTCACATAGCCCTCGTTCACTATAGAGGCAAACACCACCAGGGAGAatacctggagaggagaggagaggagaggagaggagaggagaggagaggggagagggggaggaggaaggaggagaggagagaagaggagaggggaggaggagagaggagggaggagagatgttcACTACCCAGGTTCACATAGCCCTCGTTCACTATAGAGGCAAACACCACCAGGGAGAatacctggagaggagaggagaggagaggagaggagaggagaggagaggagaggggaggagaggaaaggagaggagaggaaaggagaagagaggagaggggaggaggagggaggagaagaggggaggagaggggggaggaggagggaggagaagagaagaggagagaggaggagaggaggaggagaaggagagggggaggaggaaggagaggagagaggggaggagagaggaggagaggagagtggggggaggagaggagggggaggaggggagaagagaggaggagaggggggaggagaggaggacgaaggaggagagagggggaaggaggagaggagagagggggggaggaggaaagaggagaggagagagggggaaggaggagaggagagagggggaaggaggagaggagagaggggggagaggagggaggagaggagaggaggaggaggagaggggacagaAATACACCTGAGTGAACCAAAAGTACTTATTTCATGTATTAATTAAATAAAATACGTATAACAtgtatttgtaaactcaggttcccctttcatctaatatcaggttttggttgaatatctgataacattcagtttcaaaaaacatacacaaatagagaaaatcagaaaaggGTCAAAATCATTTTCCAAGTCACAGTAGATCACACACATATATCATCTCGTCCCTCTGTAGTAGAACTATCCGGTCACTataacgagagagacagagagagagagacagagagagagagagagacagagacagagagagacacagagacagagagagacagagagagagagagagagagagagagagagagagagagagagagagataaagcatATGAATGACATGCAttcattttacacacacacacacacacacacacacacacacacacacacacacacacacacagagaaaaagacacagagagagagagagagagagagagagagctcccccCTCGCAAGGAGGGGCGGTGGAATGTTCCATATCACAAACACACAGCCTTTAATAATATTATGATGAAGGCCTGCTTAATAAGGCCCACAGATAGACAGAATAAAGATTTCTCTAAACGCAACAGTCTAGTTATTATCTGTAGCCCAGCTACCtaattacatacattttattaaggCCACGTTCTTTTGTTACATTCTTTCAAATCTGTTTTTAGAAAACGACCAGAGGTGTAAAACATGGCCCGTATCTTGAACAGGATGGACCGTTATTCGAcagcctcctctctcccccttggaCCCCGTCCATCTATAAACCTACTGCCGTTTTCTAGCCTCTTTTATCTGCGGCGCTCTACGGAGCGATCAACTCGCCACCGAGCGGCAGGACGAGGGAGGACGCCCGACGGGGAATCCCCTCCCGGTTCTTCTGTCGGTCTCTTACCCAGGACAGGATCCTGAGGATGGTGGTCGGCTGCTTGATGAAGGAAACCGGATTGAAGGCAGCACCCGCCAAGCCCGCTCCGAACGATCCCACTCcgtccatcttctctctctctctctccgtctctctctctccgtctctctctctccgtctctctctctctccgtctctctctctctctgtctctctctctctctgtctctctctctctctctctctctctctctctctctctctctctctctctctctctctgtctctgttctctgtctctctctctctctctccctctctgtctgttctctggcTGCGCTACCTTGCGTCAGGCTCCAGGCGCGGTTTGGTATGACCGTCTTGTAGTGGAGGGAACGGTCCTGCGCGCGCACGATGTGCACGCTGGCTACTGGGCGGGGGGCGTGCTCGAAGAACGAGGAAACTGTGGCATCAAAACAGCAGGAGCAGCTACTGatgaggagctataggaggaatataggatatagatcacactactatattaatcacactactatatagatcacactactatatagatcacacactactatatagatcacactactatatagatcacactactatatagatcacactactatatagatcacacactactatatagatcacacactactatatagatcacactactatatagataacactactatatagatcacattactatatagatcacactactatatagatcacacactactatatagatcacacactacatagatcacacactactatatagatcacacactactatatagatcacactactatatagatcacactactatatagatcacactactatatagatcacactactatatagatcacacactactatatagatcacactactatatagatcacacactactatatagatcacactactatatagatcacactactatatagatcacacactactatatagatcacactactatatagatcacacactactatatagatcacacactactatatagatcacactactatatagatcacactactatatagatcacactactatatagatcacactactatatagatcacacactactatatagatcacactactatatagatcacactactatatagatcacactactatatagatcacactactatatagatcacacactacatagatcacactactatatagatcacactactatatagatcacacactatatagatcacacactactatatagatcacactactatatagatcacactactatatagatcacactactatatagatcacactactatatagatcacactactgtatagatcacactactatattgatcacacactactatatagatcacacactactatatagatcacactactttatagatcacacactactatagatcacactactatatagatcacactactatatagatcacacactactatatagatcacacactactatatagatcacactactatatagatcacactactatatagatcacacactactatatagatcacacactactatatagatcacacactactatatagatcacactactatatagatcacctACGACTATATAGATATCaccactactatatagatcacacctACTATAAGATCAcaactactatatagatcacactactatatagattcAACCACTactatagatcacactactatatagatcacactactatatagatcacacactactatatagatcacactactatatagatcacactactatatagatcacacactatatagatcacactactatatagatcacactactatatagatcacacactactatatagatcacactactatatagatcacactactatatagatcacactactatatagatcacactactatatagatcacactactagaTAGATCACACtgctatatagatcacactaataTATAGATCaaactactatatagatcacacactactatatagatcacactactatatagatcacactactatagatcacacactactatatagatcacacactactatatagatcacacactactatatagatcacactatatagatcacacactatatagatcacactactatatagatcacacactactatatagatcacacactactatatagatcacacactactatatagatcacactactatatagatcacactactatatagatcacactactatatagatcacactactatatagatcacactactatatagatcacacactactatatagatcacaatactctatagatcacactactatatagatcacactactatatagatcacactactatatagatcacacactactatatagatcacactactatatagatcacacactactatatagatcacactactatatagatcacacctACTCTAAGATCACACTATATATAGATCAcaactactatatagatcacacactactatatagatcacactactatatagatcacactctATATAGATCACAcccactatatagatcacacactactatatagatcacactactatatagatcacactactatatagatcacactactatatagatcacactactatatagatcacacactactatatagatcacactcactactatatagatcacacactactatatatgATCACACtaactatatagatcacactactatatagatcacacactactatatagatcacacactactatatagatcacactactatatagatcacacactactatatagatcacacactactatatagatcacactactatatagatcacacactactatatagatcacactactatatagatcacaactacctatatagatcacacactactatatagatcacacactactatatagatcacactactatatagatcacacaatactatatagatcacacactactatatagatcacactactatatagatcacactactatatagatcacactactatatagatcacacactactatatagatcacacactactatatagatcacaccaCTAATAGATCAACATacatatagatcaccactactatatagatcaccactactatatagatcacactactatagatcacactactatatagacaCACTACTATAATAGATCACacctactatatagatcacaccactactatatagatcaccactactatatagatcacaacTACtttatagatcacacactactatatagatcacactactatatagatcacaacTACTATATAGAtccacactactatatagatacacactactatatagatcacaccaCTACATAGAcaacactactatatagatcacactactatatagatcacactactatatagatcacacactactatatagatcacactactatatagatcacactactatatagatcacactactatatagatcacacactactatatagatcacacactactatagatcacactactatataaatcacactactatatagatcacactactatatagatcacacactactatatagatcacactactatatagatcacactactatatagatcacactactatatagatcacacactactatatagatcacactactatatagatcacacactactatatagatcacacactactatatagatcacactactatagatcaccactactatatagatcacactactatatagatcacactactatatagatcacactactatatagatcacactactatatagatcacacactactatatagatcacacactactatatagatcacacactactatatagatcacacactactatatagatcacactatagatcacactactatatagatcacacactactatatagatcacacactactatatagatcacactactatatagatcacacactactatatagatcacactactatatagatcacacactactatatagatcacactactatatagatcacactactatatagatcacacactactatatagatcacactactatatagatcacacactactatatagatcacacactactatatagatcacactactatatagatcacacactactatatagatcacacactatatagatcacactactatatagatcacacactactatatagatcacacactactatatagatcacactactatatagatcacactactatatagatcacacactactatatagatcacacactatatagatcacactactatatagatcacacactactatatagatcacacactactatatagatcacacactactatatagatcacacactactatatagatcacacactatatagatcacactactatatagatcacactactatatagatcacactactatatagatcacacactactatatagatcacacactatatatagatcacactactatatagatcacacactactatatagatcacactactatatagatcacacactactatatagatcacactactatatagatcacacactactatatagatcacactactatatagatcacacactactatatagatcacactactatatagatcacacactatatagatcacacactactatatagatcacacactactatatagatcacacactactatatagatcacactactatatagatcacactactatatagatcacactactatatagatcacactactatatagatcacactactatatagtcacactactatatagaatcacactactatat from Salmo trutta unplaced genomic scaffold, fSalTru1.1, whole genome shotgun sequence includes:
- the LOC115188938 gene encoding synaptogyrin-3; translated protein: MDGVGSFGAGLAGAAFNPVSFIKQPTTILRILSWVFSLVVFASIVNEGYVNLGSERLHCVFNKNADACNYGVFCGLVGLLLCSFFFLLDVKFQQISSIKDRKKAVMLEVGASGFWTFLWFVSFCFLANQWSRTAPEDLPLNQGADAARASIAFSFFSILTWAGLTVRAVQKYLLGTDMTLFTTDHLDGVAPVTPYPSATEPSDNYQSPPFTEGLEAPAPTYQVPIY